In Manis pentadactyla isolate mManPen7 chromosome 3, mManPen7.hap1, whole genome shotgun sequence, a single window of DNA contains:
- the LOC118921491 gene encoding olfactory receptor 2K2, protein MKRITLTIGERKEIQGENLTIWSYFCLEGFSRYPKLEIVLFAFSLVMYLITLLGNSILILITILDSRLQTPMYFFLGNLSFMDICYTSASIPTLLVNLLASQKTIIFSGCAVQMYVSLAMGSTECVLLAVMAYDRYVAICNPLRYPIIMNRQAYVQMATVSWVTGCLTALLETSFALQIPFCGNIIDHFTCEILAVLKLACANSLLMDMIMLLVSVLLLPIPMLLICISYVFILSTILRISSAEGRNKAFSTCGAHLTVVILYYGAALSMYLKPSSSNSQEIDKIISLLYGVLTPMLNPIIYSLRNKEVKDAVKKLLGKIPLHQAQKNL, encoded by the coding sequence ATGAAGAGAATAACACTAACTATAggtgaaagaaaggaaattcaaGGAGAAAACCTCACCATCTGGAGCTATTTTTGTTTGGAGGGTTTTTCTAGGTACCCGAAGTTGGAGATTGTTCTCTTCGCCTTCAGCCTTGTAATGTATCTGATAACTCTCTTGGGCAACAGCATTCTTATTTTAATCACCATCCTAGATTCACGCCTCCaaacccccatgtacttcttcctgggaAACCTCTCTTTCATGGACATTTGTTACACATCTGCTTCTATTCCCACTTTGCTAGTGAACTTGCTGGCATCCCAGAAAACCATTATCTTTTCTGGATGTGCTGTGCAGATGTATGTGTCCCTTGCTATGGGCTCCACAGAGTGTGTACTTCTGGCTGTGATGGCGTATGACCGTTATGTGGCCATTTGCAACCCTCTGAGATATCCCATCATCATGAACAGGCAGGCCTATGTGCAGATGGCCACTGTCTCCTGGGTGACGGGCTGTCTGACTGCCCTCCTGGAAACCAGTTTCGCACTGCAGATACCCTTCTGTGGGAATATCATCGATCATTTCACTTGTGAAATTTTGGCGGTGCTGAAGTTAGCTTGCGCAAATTCACTGCTCATGGACATGATCATGCTGCTGGTCAGTGTGCTCCTCCTGCCCATTCCTATGCTCTTAATTTGCATCTCTTATGTCTTCATCCTTTCCACTATTCTGAGAATTAGCTCAGCAGAGGGAAGAAACAAAGCTTTTTCTACCTGTGGTGCCCACTTGACTGTGGTGATCTTGTACTATGGGGCTGCCCTCTCCATGTACCTAAAGCCATCTTCATCAAATTCacaagaaatagataaaataatcTCTTTGCTTTATGGAGTGCTTACCCCTATGTTGAATCCCATAATTTACAGTTTAAGAAACAAAGAAGTCAAAGATGCTGTGAAAAAACTATTGGGCAAAATACCACTGCATCAAGCACAGAAAAATCTCTGA